Proteins from a single region of Juglans microcarpa x Juglans regia isolate MS1-56 chromosome 5S, Jm3101_v1.0, whole genome shotgun sequence:
- the LOC121266878 gene encoding uncharacterized protein LOC121266878, producing MDRLAPLSEEPINIEDDGTNRSKKGRGLTWRSWIKTHLSLVFNKKSDLRVLLSVLGCPLFPIPLHPKQSIINEVCSSAQYIIQHFTAATGCRKLEGRVKNIFATGKLTMAVVDELGSGGSASGAPGVSQKGCFVIWQMVPNKWLIELVVGGHKVVAGSDGNVAWRHTPWVGAHAARGSVRPLRRALQGLDPLAIAAVFSSAQYLGEKRISGIDCFALKLSADQTDLAERGDNTADMIKHVIYGHFSQRSGLLVYLEDSYLMRIQSPGIHPMYWETTMSTRIEDYRTVEGVMIAHAGQSSVTITRFGDNLKAGGPAATRMEETWAIDDLAFNVPGLSVDCFIPPAEVVPMEEDLVWRSPFGQ from the exons ATGGATCGACTTGCACCGTTATCAGAGGAGCCCATCAACATAGAAGACGACGGCACGAACAGGTCAAAGAAAGGACGAGGTCTGACATGGAGGAGCTGGATCAAGACCCACCTCTCCCTCGTCTTCAACAAGAAATCTGACCTCAGGGTCCTCCTCAGCGTTCTGGGTTGTCCTCTCTTCCCCATCCCACTCCATCCCAAACAGTCCATTATCAACGAG GTGTGTTCCTCAGCCCAATATATCATACAACACTTCACGGCGGCGACGGGCTGCCGGAAATTAGAGGGGAGGGTGAAGAACATTTTCGCGACCGGAAAGTTAACCATGGCCGTGGTGGATGAGCTGGGTTCTGGCGGCTCGGCTTCGGGAGCCCCCGGAGTTTCACAAAAAGGATGCTTTGTAATATGGCAGATGGTCCCCAATAAGTGGCTGATTGAGCTAGTTGTGGGTGGTCACAAGGTTGTAGCCGGAAGTGATGGCAATGTGGCATGGCGTCACACTCCCTGGGTCGGCGCTCATGCAGCCAGAGGTAGTGTTCGCCCTCTCCGGCGAGCTCTTCAG GGACTAGATCCTCTGGCTATAGCGGCTGTATTTTCCTCGGCCCAGTACTTGGGAGAAAAGCGAATCTCAGGCATCGATTGTTTTGCTTTGAAATTGTCAGCAGATCAAACGGACCTGGCCGAACGTGGGGACAACACGGCGGATATGATAAAGCACGTTATATACGGACACTTTAGCCAAAGGAGCGGGCTCCTGGTATACTTGGAGGACTCTTACTTGATGAGGATCCAATCCCCTGGGATCCACCCCATGTACTGGGAGACCACCATGTCCACCAGAATCGAGGACTATCGGACGGTGGAGGGCGTGATGATCGCCCACGCTGGCCAATCGAGCGTGACCATTACACGGTTCGGAGACAACTTGAAGGCGGGCGGCCCCGCAGCCACACGGATGGAGGAGACGTGGGCCATCGACGATCTTGCATTCAACGTCCCCGGCCTCTCCGTTGATTGCTTTATTCCTCCTGCCGAAGTAGTGCCGATGGAAGAGGATCTTGTTTGGAGGTCACCGTTTGGTCAATGA